The uncultured Desulfobulbus sp. genome window below encodes:
- a CDS encoding ATP-binding cassette domain-containing protein: protein MIQVEHLSRTYGETHAVDDVSFHIGAGEIVGLLGHNGAGKTTIMKMLTGFLEPSQGTITINGRDLETDRRAIQRLIGYLPENCPVYPEMRVVSYLEYMATLHHVDSNELGSLLREALERTGLTDRATQTIGTLSRGYRQRLGVAQAILHRPKIIILDEPTNGLDPTQIQHMRTLIRELSLEATLIISTHILQEVQAVCDRVIIIGHGKKKLDTSLDALSENQRLLVTTDREEAKVLLRKLDGVSSVEQTIVESERYCFRLSTTVPARDLSPRVAAAITGNGWPLFELTFESRSLERIFSEINMAAGREQ from the coding sequence ATGATACAGGTTGAACATTTGAGCCGTACCTATGGGGAGACCCATGCTGTCGATGATGTCTCCTTTCATATCGGAGCAGGGGAGATTGTTGGCCTGCTCGGGCATAACGGCGCTGGAAAGACCACTATTATGAAAATGCTGACTGGTTTTCTTGAACCAAGTCAGGGGACAATTACCATTAATGGGCGGGATCTGGAGACGGATCGTCGTGCAATTCAGAGATTAATCGGTTATTTGCCCGAAAACTGCCCTGTCTACCCAGAGATGCGTGTGGTGAGCTATCTGGAATATATGGCTACCCTGCACCATGTTGACTCCAATGAGCTGGGCTCACTCTTACGGGAGGCATTGGAGCGAACAGGACTGACTGACCGCGCGACCCAAACCATAGGTACTCTTTCCCGGGGGTATCGGCAGCGTTTAGGCGTGGCTCAGGCTATTTTGCACCGACCCAAAATAATCATTCTCGATGAGCCGACCAATGGATTGGATCCGACGCAGATACAGCACATGCGTACGCTTATCCGTGAACTCTCCCTGGAGGCTACCCTGATTATTTCAACCCATATTCTCCAGGAAGTGCAGGCGGTCTGTGACCGGGTCATTATCATTGGCCATGGGAAAAAGAAGCTTGATACATCACTGGATGCATTGAGTGAAAATCAGCGTCTCCTGGTAACCACAGACCGAGAAGAGGCAAAGGTACTTCTCCGAAAACTCGACGGGGTCAGCAGTGTTGAGCAAACCATTGTGGAGTCCGAGCGATACTGCTTCAGATTGAGCACCACTGTGCCTGCAAGAGATCTGTCACCACGTGTTGCCGCGGCTATCACCGGCAATGGTTGGCCTCTTTTTGAGCTTACTTTTGAGTCTCGAAGCCTTGAGCGAATCTTTAGTGAAATAAATATGGCTGCCGGGAGGGAACAATGA
- a CDS encoding HAMP domain-containing sensor histidine kinase gives MRVRHRITLWVSLTGLCSSIILSLIVFFWGIESPYEFLDQELEIRAHSVRDELIRERAAAMNLHNETLDHFTHLYWTRIYDGQGKLIYASKLAQKVEMPLKDKKQGYVVATEIPLHVFYPEEEDEPAVFWNRSFLFKAQGQNYTIHVARPVESLVGEAIHSAIMIGSSLVIATLILILVSYYVAGKILTPIQEINKLAVDITENTLEKRIPLSGNRDELDELAQALNAMFNRLQFSFRRQKQFIANASHELKTPLTLLRLSTEEILQYPQLPVAVEEKLVAQEQALARINQLVKGLLDLSRLELSDSLQRSRFFFNELWQSILDDFQLLLRQRKLQIDCQIPRALELYADQEKIRRLCINLVDNAARYNYPQGKITVQAEVSGQELVCTIANTGVGIDKQDRAAVFDQFFRCEQSRAIGQGGSGLGLTIVQRIVTLHGGRIAVVDSPPGWTVFEIRFPKKILV, from the coding sequence ATGAGGGTGCGGCATCGTATAACCCTTTGGGTGAGCCTTACTGGGCTTTGTTCCAGTATTATCCTCTCATTGATTGTCTTTTTCTGGGGTATTGAGAGCCCTTATGAGTTCCTAGATCAAGAATTGGAAATCCGCGCTCATTCGGTTCGTGATGAACTCATTCGCGAAAGGGCCGCAGCAATGAACCTGCACAATGAGACCTTGGATCATTTTACCCATCTCTATTGGACCAGAATCTATGATGGTCAGGGCAAGCTGATCTATGCCTCAAAGTTGGCACAAAAAGTAGAAATGCCGCTCAAGGACAAAAAGCAGGGGTATGTCGTTGCAACAGAAATTCCTCTGCATGTATTCTACCCTGAGGAGGAAGACGAACCTGCCGTTTTTTGGAACAGGTCCTTTCTCTTTAAGGCTCAAGGGCAGAACTACACAATTCATGTGGCAAGACCCGTGGAAAGCCTTGTGGGTGAGGCAATTCACTCCGCTATTATGATCGGTTCTTCTCTGGTGATAGCAACCTTGATCCTTATCCTCGTGAGTTATTATGTCGCCGGAAAAATACTCACCCCCATACAAGAGATCAATAAACTTGCGGTTGATATAACCGAAAACACATTGGAAAAACGAATTCCCCTTTCAGGGAATCGTGACGAGCTTGACGAATTAGCTCAGGCGCTTAACGCCATGTTCAACCGCTTGCAGTTTTCTTTTAGACGCCAAAAACAGTTTATCGCCAACGCTTCCCATGAGCTGAAAACTCCTTTAACCCTTTTGCGTTTGTCAACAGAAGAGATTTTGCAGTATCCACAACTACCGGTTGCTGTAGAGGAAAAATTAGTCGCCCAGGAACAGGCTCTGGCACGAATAAATCAACTGGTGAAAGGACTCTTGGATCTGTCTCGCCTGGAGCTTTCTGATAGTTTGCAGCGTAGCCGATTTTTCTTCAATGAGCTCTGGCAATCCATTCTCGATGATTTTCAGCTCCTACTGCGTCAGCGTAAACTGCAGATAGATTGTCAAATACCTCGAGCATTAGAGCTCTATGCTGATCAGGAAAAAATACGGCGTCTGTGTATAAACCTGGTGGATAACGCAGCCCGTTATAATTACCCACAGGGAAAAATTACTGTGCAGGCGGAGGTCAGCGGTCAGGAGCTTGTCTGTACCATAGCCAATACAGGAGTGGGTATTGACAAACAAGATCGTGCAGCTGTTTTTGATCAGTTTTTTCGTTGTGAACAATCACGGGCCATCGGCCAGGGCGGTTCAGGCCTTGGTTTGACTATTGTTCAACGTATCGTCACTCTCCATGGTGGAAGGATTGCTGTGGTCGACAGTCCTCCTGGGTGGACAGTTTTTGAGATTCGTTTTCCCAAAAAGATCCTAGTCTGA
- a CDS encoding YqaA family protein, giving the protein MDFFNLTHLPAYGTLFTTALVAATVFPMQSEAVLVGLLLTGKYSTLSLLLWASCGNILGSVVNWWLGRSIDRFRHCRWFPFTNDQLGRAQRWYHHYGRWSLLLSWAPLVGDPLTVMAGVLGEPLPGFLLLVGLAKFGRYLILASITLGWTG; this is encoded by the coding sequence ATGGATTTCTTCAACCTTACACATCTGCCAGCCTACGGCACACTGTTTACCACGGCACTGGTCGCAGCGACTGTTTTTCCCATGCAGTCGGAGGCTGTTTTGGTTGGTCTCCTACTTACAGGCAAATACTCCACCTTGTCACTGCTCCTCTGGGCAAGTTGTGGCAACATTCTGGGCTCCGTGGTGAACTGGTGGCTGGGACGTTCAATTGACCGGTTTCGCCATTGTCGTTGGTTTCCATTTACCAATGACCAATTGGGCCGGGCACAACGATGGTATCACCACTATGGACGCTGGTCCCTTCTCCTCTCCTGGGCACCTCTTGTAGGTGACCCGCTCACGGTAATGGCGGGAGTTCTTGGCGAACCATTGCCAGGATTCCTCCTGCTGGTGGGGCTGGCAAAATTTGGCCGCTACCTGATTTTAGCATCCATAACACTTGGCTGGACAGGATAA
- a CDS encoding DUF4340 domain-containing protein: MKRWITLCALLALAQAGLTLWTNWNAGGQQRAVAKGNLVALNVADIDTLLFEESDGNTLKIQKIDGRWQLPDSMGFPADSIRVQGLVEKITQLKREWPEASTAEAATRFKVSRDNFAHRLRLSGQGKELQVIYFGSSPGLRQLYLRCAGDPEIHSIEMTAHDLSTRPGDWIDTTVLHLKKEQLVEVKLPEIDLTRVKGSLQPVDLQQGEEVEAHRLNGLLNRLTGLSISAILGSEDKPEYGLAKPVFSYSVSLENGQIISYSFAQKTAAQTPDDQASPQESSYILKTSALNQLVQVDGWQVDALKKIKRTDIVQHKAVAEEEKDASSQVPHSSPQ, from the coding sequence ATGAAACGATGGATTACGCTCTGTGCGCTGCTTGCGCTGGCCCAGGCTGGACTGACGCTTTGGACCAATTGGAATGCAGGGGGGCAACAGAGGGCTGTTGCCAAAGGCAATCTGGTGGCGCTGAATGTGGCTGATATTGATACACTCCTTTTCGAGGAGAGTGACGGCAATACATTGAAAATTCAAAAGATAGATGGGCGTTGGCAGCTCCCTGATTCCATGGGGTTTCCAGCAGATTCCATTCGTGTTCAGGGGCTTGTCGAGAAAATAACCCAACTCAAACGTGAGTGGCCTGAGGCCAGCACAGCCGAAGCTGCGACGCGCTTCAAGGTGTCCAGGGATAACTTTGCACACCGTCTGCGCTTGTCAGGGCAAGGGAAAGAACTGCAGGTCATCTATTTTGGAAGCTCACCAGGACTCCGCCAATTGTACCTGCGGTGTGCGGGAGATCCCGAGATCCATTCCATAGAGATGACGGCCCACGATCTGTCCACCAGACCCGGTGACTGGATTGATACCACAGTCCTTCACTTGAAAAAAGAGCAGTTGGTAGAGGTTAAGCTGCCGGAAATCGATCTTACAAGAGTTAAGGGGAGTTTGCAGCCGGTGGATCTGCAGCAGGGAGAGGAGGTGGAAGCTCATCGGCTCAACGGGTTGCTGAATCGTTTGACCGGTCTGTCAATCTCCGCTATTCTCGGATCAGAGGACAAGCCTGAGTACGGCTTGGCGAAGCCTGTCTTCTCTTACAGTGTTAGCTTGGAAAACGGGCAAATCATATCGTATAGTTTTGCTCAAAAAACAGCAGCCCAAACACCCGACGACCAAGCCTCTCCCCAAGAGAGCAGCTACATCCTCAAGACCTCAGCGCTTAACCAGCTGGTTCAGGTCGATGGCTGGCAGGTTGATGCCCTGAAGAAGATAAAACGGACAGATATTGTTCAGCACAAGGCTGTCGCTGAAGAGGAAAAGGATGCTTCCTCACAGGTACCTCACTCCTCTCCCCAGTAG
- a CDS encoding outer membrane beta-barrel protein, which yields MKKVLSVMAVSAFVMTAGVAFAGGPGKMDPACPEACQQQIDDLQSSQAQQNEELSAHTQQLDNHETRITALEALPGVYARVGGRLAWMDIGNASSDLGWGGALAIGQTYKNLRYELELAYQSTEIDNNGDADLATVMANAYYDFPIQNGFSAYAMVGMGYGHMDAEGFDKVNTMAYKAGVGVSYMFTDQVIGDLGYEYLGVTDSGAVKDVDGHNIVASVRFLF from the coding sequence ATGAAAAAAGTACTGAGCGTTATGGCTGTCTCTGCTTTCGTAATGACCGCAGGCGTTGCATTTGCAGGAGGCCCCGGCAAAATGGATCCTGCTTGCCCCGAAGCGTGCCAGCAGCAGATTGACGACCTCCAATCTTCCCAAGCTCAGCAAAATGAAGAACTGAGCGCTCATACCCAGCAGCTTGACAATCACGAGACCCGCATTACTGCCCTGGAAGCCCTACCTGGCGTTTATGCCCGTGTTGGAGGACGTCTCGCTTGGATGGATATCGGAAATGCTTCCTCTGATTTAGGCTGGGGTGGCGCTTTGGCCATTGGCCAGACCTATAAAAACCTGCGTTACGAGCTGGAGCTTGCGTATCAGAGTACTGAAATCGACAATAATGGCGACGCTGACCTCGCCACCGTTATGGCGAATGCTTATTATGACTTCCCCATCCAAAACGGATTCAGTGCCTATGCCATGGTCGGTATGGGATACGGCCACATGGACGCCGAGGGATTTGATAAAGTCAACACCATGGCATACAAAGCTGGTGTGGGTGTGAGCTACATGTTCACCGATCAGGTTATCGGTGACCTGGGCTATGAATACCTTGGCGTTACCGACTCGGGTGCTGTAAAGGACGTAGACGGCCACAATATCGTTGCTTCTGTCCGCTTCCTGTTCTAA
- a CDS encoding DUF2332 family protein, with product MNEKHLQAALGERRCRLAKRFRKQQEFSKCSSPLSAVLCGIVADFLSPDSGEEEISSWLVDLNQNQSSFALPMLLLAALHREILGGHPDFASLARYYPTVGGYAALDPDLLVSEIRRLLLAHQDVLARFISTSTVQTNETARGLCWLLPLSFVSWKQVSLVDLGCSAGLNLVADQRGYSIQGYHLGKAENTHFQVDSEGTLILPPTFCMPDIAARIGCDLHPLVLQSSQDVNTLASFVWGDQEKRLQRLKEGIRALQGVAQSVAPVELVQAKLPGDLSSFLNTSLQDSPRPVVIYNTYLRSYLGNEEQSFEQALYGWGRQQKQPVLWLQWELPPKQKQGPELGWLAWTAELIDQGRMSKWFLGWVHPHGLRVQWERGVLDWKKFWLGS from the coding sequence GTGAATGAAAAACACCTCCAAGCAGCGTTGGGAGAGCGACGTTGTCGACTTGCGAAGAGATTTCGTAAACAGCAAGAATTTTCGAAGTGTAGCTCACCACTTTCCGCTGTTCTCTGTGGTATTGTCGCTGATTTTCTCTCTCCGGATTCAGGAGAAGAGGAAATCAGTTCCTGGCTGGTGGATCTCAACCAAAATCAATCGTCATTCGCCCTGCCCATGCTGCTGCTTGCAGCATTGCATCGAGAAATTCTGGGAGGCCATCCCGATTTTGCTTCCCTTGCCAGGTATTATCCAACTGTTGGTGGATATGCCGCCCTTGATCCTGATCTTCTTGTCTCTGAAATACGGCGATTGCTTTTAGCCCATCAAGATGTTTTAGCTCGGTTCATAAGTACTTCCACGGTTCAGACTAACGAGACTGCGCGCGGGCTCTGTTGGCTGCTGCCGCTTTCCTTTGTGAGCTGGAAACAGGTAAGCCTGGTGGATCTTGGCTGTAGTGCAGGATTGAATCTTGTGGCGGATCAGCGGGGTTATTCTATTCAGGGGTATCACCTGGGTAAAGCAGAAAATACCCATTTTCAGGTGGATTCAGAGGGGACACTGATACTTCCACCCACATTTTGTATGCCTGACATCGCAGCCCGTATAGGCTGTGATCTCCACCCATTGGTTCTCCAATCTTCTCAGGATGTGAACACGCTTGCTTCATTTGTCTGGGGCGACCAGGAAAAACGTTTACAGCGTCTCAAGGAAGGGATAAGAGCCTTGCAGGGGGTAGCGCAAAGCGTCGCTCCAGTAGAGTTGGTTCAGGCAAAGCTCCCTGGCGATTTATCCTCGTTTCTGAACACCTCTCTTCAAGACTCGCCCCGACCCGTGGTTATTTACAACACATACCTTCGTTCTTACCTGGGAAATGAGGAACAAAGCTTTGAACAAGCGCTCTATGGCTGGGGACGCCAACAGAAGCAGCCTGTGCTCTGGCTGCAATGGGAACTGCCACCAAAACAAAAGCAGGGGCCGGAATTGGGCTGGCTTGCCTGGACCGCGGAGTTGATTGACCAAGGGAGAATGTCTAAGTGGTTTCTTGGGTGGGTGCATCCCCACGGGTTAAGGGTTCAGTGGGAAAGAGGAGTGCTTGACTGGAAGAAATTTTGGTTAGGTTCGTGA
- a CDS encoding Gldg family protein, whose product MKILAKIARRELAVFFSTPAAFIFLAAFLAAALFIFFWVETFFSRNLADVRPLFSWMPLLLIFLSSAITMRAWSEEHRAGTLEPLLTSPVRLSVLVLGKFFACLGLVAIALLLTFPLPVTVSFLGQLDWGPVVGGYLASLILAGAYIAIGLYVSAQFNSQIVSLIVSTLVCSFLYLLGSATLTGFFGNHGGEILKLLGAGSRFESITRGVIDVRDIAYYFSLIGIFLSLNIYSLERGRWAGNPRNSRHRNWGILTSLLIANFILISFWLAPIVGLRSDLSSGRMYTLSAATKSYLARLQEPLLIRGYFSAQTHPLLAPLVPQIRDLLEEYAVAGKGKVKVEFVDPQEKPDLEQEAGEKFGIRPVPFQTASRYQTAVTNSYFDILIKYGDSYTTLGFQDLIEVKSEGDTKLEVELRNPEHDITRSIKKVLSSYQGGGNLFAGISQPVVFHGYMSAEQALPPQLVELKATLQSVLDDFKKQGKNKFSYDFSDPDANGGALAKQLSTTFGMQPMVAGLLSTKTFWFYMTLESGGEQVQVALPTSFDSAALKSSIEATLKRFSKDMLKTVALYTPPHQPAMVQYGMPAQGNTFQMLSQFAAQEHRIKPVDLKNGQVDPEADILLVVSPEQLDDTQLFAIDQFLMQGGTLILATSAFDVHLQGNLAAVEKTSGLQDWLAGYGITLGQSLVLDPQNAAFPVPVDRQVGGYSVRETHLVNYPYFIDIRPDGMNRKNGLLTGIDQLSMTWASPLSIDPEINSKRKVVPLLQSSEASWLSDRSDIQPDFRKYGESGFAQSKAEGRQLVGVMVEGEFDSWFKGKTSPLVANARKLAEKEKQGEAELEENGPAMQQEKEEKPAVIGRVLEHSPDSARIIMLSSNTFLADTSLELASGAGGTQYLNPLQLIANCIDWSLEDRDLLTIRGRGHFARTLLPMSQQMRVFWEYLNYGLAACGLVLVWLVRTIAVNKNRRHEQALLYGRENG is encoded by the coding sequence ATGAAGATTCTTGCCAAGATAGCTCGGCGTGAGTTGGCGGTATTTTTTTCCACACCAGCAGCATTTATCTTTTTGGCAGCCTTTCTCGCAGCCGCTCTGTTTATTTTTTTTTGGGTGGAGACTTTTTTCAGTCGCAACCTTGCCGATGTTCGGCCTCTGTTCAGCTGGATGCCGCTGCTCTTGATTTTTCTTTCTTCTGCCATCACCATGCGCGCCTGGTCTGAAGAGCACCGAGCCGGAACATTGGAGCCTCTGCTGACCTCCCCTGTGCGACTCTCCGTCCTGGTTTTGGGAAAATTTTTTGCCTGCCTGGGGCTGGTAGCTATCGCCTTGCTCTTAACCTTTCCTTTACCGGTTACGGTGAGCTTTCTTGGGCAACTCGATTGGGGCCCGGTTGTAGGGGGCTACCTGGCGAGTCTTATTCTTGCCGGAGCGTATATAGCCATCGGTCTCTATGTCAGTGCGCAGTTTAACTCGCAGATTGTCAGTCTCATCGTTTCCACCCTGGTGTGCAGCTTTTTGTATCTTCTGGGCTCTGCGACGCTGACCGGATTTTTCGGTAATCATGGTGGCGAAATCTTAAAACTCTTGGGGGCCGGTTCCCGGTTTGAATCAATCACTCGCGGAGTGATTGATGTTCGAGATATTGCATATTATTTCAGCCTCATAGGGATATTCCTATCCCTCAATATCTACAGTCTTGAACGTGGACGCTGGGCGGGTAACCCCAGAAACAGCAGGCATCGAAATTGGGGCATCCTCACCAGCTTGCTTATCGCCAATTTTATACTGATCAGTTTCTGGCTTGCGCCCATTGTGGGACTGAGGTCCGATCTGAGTTCCGGCCGAATGTATACTCTCTCAGCCGCTACCAAATCCTACCTTGCCCGATTACAGGAACCATTGCTCATTCGGGGATATTTTTCGGCACAGACGCACCCGCTGCTTGCACCTCTTGTTCCTCAGATACGTGATCTGCTGGAAGAATATGCTGTGGCAGGAAAAGGGAAGGTCAAAGTTGAGTTTGTCGATCCCCAGGAAAAACCCGATCTTGAGCAGGAGGCTGGTGAAAAATTTGGGATTCGCCCGGTTCCGTTCCAGACAGCCTCACGGTATCAGACCGCTGTGACGAATTCCTATTTCGATATTTTAATCAAGTATGGCGACTCCTATACGACCCTTGGTTTTCAAGATCTGATCGAGGTGAAGAGTGAGGGGGATACCAAGCTTGAGGTTGAGTTACGTAATCCTGAACACGATATCACCCGCTCGATTAAAAAGGTTCTCTCCAGCTATCAAGGCGGAGGAAACTTGTTTGCAGGAATCAGTCAACCTGTAGTTTTTCACGGCTATATGTCTGCGGAGCAAGCCCTGCCTCCACAATTGGTGGAGTTGAAGGCGACATTGCAGTCAGTTTTGGATGATTTTAAAAAGCAGGGCAAAAATAAATTTTCCTACGATTTTAGTGATCCTGATGCCAATGGAGGTGCTCTGGCCAAGCAACTGAGTACAACCTTTGGCATGCAACCCATGGTTGCCGGACTGCTTTCTACAAAGACTTTCTGGTTTTACATGACCCTGGAGAGCGGAGGAGAGCAGGTTCAGGTGGCGTTGCCCACCTCCTTTGATTCTGCCGCCTTGAAGAGCTCCATTGAGGCAACTCTCAAGCGTTTTTCCAAAGATATGCTGAAGACGGTCGCCCTCTATACCCCACCTCATCAACCGGCCATGGTTCAATACGGAATGCCAGCTCAGGGGAACACTTTTCAGATGCTCTCCCAATTTGCAGCACAGGAACATCGAATCAAACCTGTTGATCTCAAGAACGGGCAGGTTGATCCAGAGGCCGATATTTTACTGGTTGTTTCCCCAGAACAACTCGATGACACCCAGCTTTTTGCCATCGACCAGTTTTTGATGCAGGGCGGAACGCTCATACTGGCCACCTCTGCCTTTGATGTGCATCTCCAGGGAAATCTTGCAGCCGTCGAGAAAACAAGCGGCTTGCAGGACTGGCTTGCCGGTTATGGCATTACCCTGGGCCAGAGCTTGGTACTTGATCCGCAGAATGCCGCTTTTCCCGTTCCCGTTGATCGACAGGTCGGCGGCTACAGTGTGCGGGAGACTCACCTGGTCAATTATCCCTATTTTATCGATATTCGTCCTGATGGCATGAATCGTAAAAATGGGCTCCTTACAGGAATCGATCAGCTGTCCATGACCTGGGCTTCTCCTCTGAGCATTGACCCGGAAATAAACAGTAAGCGAAAGGTCGTGCCCCTCTTGCAGAGTTCTGAAGCCAGTTGGCTTTCTGATAGGAGTGATATTCAGCCTGATTTTCGAAAATACGGTGAATCGGGTTTTGCGCAGAGCAAGGCAGAGGGGCGCCAGCTTGTTGGTGTCATGGTAGAGGGGGAGTTTGATTCCTGGTTTAAGGGAAAAACATCTCCACTGGTTGCGAATGCCCGCAAACTGGCCGAGAAAGAAAAACAGGGGGAGGCTGAGCTTGAAGAGAATGGTCCAGCAATGCAGCAGGAAAAAGAGGAGAAACCTGCTGTGATCGGGCGTGTTCTTGAGCATTCGCCAGACTCTGCCCGGATCATAATGCTCTCATCCAATACGTTTTTGGCAGATACCAGCCTTGAATTAGCCTCGGGGGCAGGTGGAACCCAGTATCTTAACCCATTGCAACTGATTGCCAACTGTATTGACTGGTCCCTGGAGGATCGTGATCTGCTCACTATTCGCGGACGTGGCCATTTTGCTCGCACCCTGCTGCCCATGAGTCAGCAGATGCGCGTCTTTTGGGAATATCTCAATTATGGACTGGCAGCCTGTGGTTTAGTCTTGGTCTGGCTGGTCCGTACAATAGCTGTGAATAAAAATCGGCGTCACGAGCAGGCTTTGCTGTATGGGAGGGAGAACGGATGA
- a CDS encoding response regulator transcription factor, whose protein sequence is MRILIVDDEAELCRQIAESLRKQQYAVDTAGDGTEALEKIFTDPFDLIVLDIMLPIKDGFEVLQELRREGLKIPVLMLTAKGEIADRVQGLDAGADDYLHKPFSMAELLARIRALLRRSHEQVSSLLCLGNICLDTTSHEVSLEGEAVSLTPKEFSLLEFLLYNCNRAVSRFSMAEHVWGDAFDPFTMSNNIDVHIKNLRRKLGDQAGERIVTVRGVGYMAQDEQA, encoded by the coding sequence ATGCGAATCCTTATTGTAGATGATGAAGCCGAGCTCTGTCGCCAGATCGCAGAATCACTGAGAAAGCAGCAATACGCAGTGGATACAGCGGGCGACGGTACAGAAGCCCTGGAAAAAATATTTACCGATCCTTTTGACCTCATCGTGCTCGATATCATGCTGCCAATAAAAGATGGCTTTGAGGTATTGCAGGAACTGCGCCGAGAAGGTCTCAAAATTCCAGTGTTGATGCTGACTGCAAAAGGTGAAATTGCAGATCGAGTCCAGGGACTGGATGCGGGCGCAGATGATTACCTGCATAAACCTTTTTCCATGGCTGAACTTCTTGCCCGAATACGGGCACTTTTACGGCGCAGTCACGAGCAGGTCAGTTCCCTGCTCTGTCTGGGGAATATCTGCCTTGATACCACCAGCCATGAGGTCTCCCTTGAGGGGGAGGCCGTTAGTTTGACCCCAAAAGAGTTTTCTCTCCTTGAATTCCTGCTCTATAACTGCAATCGGGCGGTATCACGGTTCAGTATGGCGGAACATGTTTGGGGAGATGCCTTTGATCCTTTTACCATGTCCAATAATATCGATGTCCATATAAAAAATCTACGCCGCAAATTAGGTGATCAGGCAGGCGAACGGATAGTTACAGTTCGCGGGGTTGGCTACATGGCGCAGGATGAGCAAGCATGA
- the mtgA gene encoding monofunctional biosynthetic peptidoglycan transglycosylase — MALFRLHSNSPPAPSSKRGGRGWLIRLLRRLCFFVLLFTLTPILAILAFRWLPVPVSSFMVLRQLERVKAEGTIPPLRYHWVSLEAMDPAMPMAVIAGEDQLFAKHWGFDFAAIKHALTYNKTHNHRMLGASTLSQQTAKNLFLWGGRNLVRKAAEAGLTLCIEFFWPKKRILEVYLNIAEFGDNIYGVGAASKYLFKTTPKRLSRRQAALLAAVLPNPRRFHANHPSSYTLSRARWIEKNIGRLGGSKYLESL, encoded by the coding sequence ATGGCTTTATTTCGCCTTCATTCCAATAGCCCCCCTGCCCCCTCTAGTAAACGAGGGGGCAGGGGGTGGCTTATCCGCCTTTTGCGGCGACTTTGCTTCTTTGTTCTCCTATTTACCCTCACTCCGATCCTTGCTATTCTTGCCTTCCGCTGGCTGCCTGTGCCAGTCTCCAGTTTTATGGTACTCCGGCAGTTGGAACGGGTAAAGGCTGAGGGGACAATTCCCCCGCTGCGCTATCACTGGGTGAGTCTGGAGGCGATGGACCCCGCAATGCCTATGGCTGTTATAGCAGGGGAAGATCAGCTCTTTGCCAAACATTGGGGCTTTGATTTTGCCGCAATTAAACATGCGCTGACGTACAATAAAACGCACAATCACCGTATGTTAGGGGCCAGTACACTCTCCCAACAGACTGCAAAAAACTTATTCCTTTGGGGAGGGCGCAATCTGGTTCGTAAAGCAGCAGAAGCTGGACTGACTCTTTGTATTGAGTTTTTTTGGCCTAAAAAACGCATCCTTGAAGTCTACCTGAACATCGCTGAGTTTGGTGATAATATCTATGGAGTTGGCGCGGCAAGCAAATATCTCTTTAAGACTACGCCAAAGCGCCTCAGTAGGCGTCAGGCTGCTCTGCTGGCAGCAGTTTTGCCTAATCCCCGTCGTTTTCATGCCAATCATCCCAGCTCCTACACCCTTTCCCGTGCACGTTGGATCGAAAAGAATATAGGTCGACTTGGTGGTTCGAAATATCTTGAATCATTGTAG